In the genome of Brassica oleracea var. oleracea cultivar TO1000 unplaced genomic scaffold, BOL UnpScaffold00692, whole genome shotgun sequence, the window TACCAAACCCAAGCGACTTCTTCAGTAATTGGTGAGCTTATGAGGAGTAAGTTTGGGGGTCTTGCGGGGGGCCGAAGCCGCGTGAGATAAGGCAGATGATGTGTGGTGATCATGATGTCGATATATCATACTGGAAGGTGTGGCGTTCTAGAGATGTTGCCATTGACAAGGTGAAAGGGACTAGCCAATCCTCATACAGTCAGCTACCGGACTACCTACATCGACTCAGGGCCACGAACCCGGGGACAATAACTGAATTGTTGACGGAAACAGTTGAGGGTGGTGGTACCCGtttcaaatatatgtttgtGGCCTTTGGTGCGTCTATTGCAGGGTATGCCTCTATGAGGAAGGTTATAGTAGTTGATGGGATGCATTTGAAAGGGAAATATGCAGGATGTTTGCCTACCGCATCCGCTCAAGATGGCAACTATCAGATATTCCCGCTGGCTTTCGCAATGGTCGACAGCGAGAACGACATGTCGTGGGAGTGGTTTTTCCGGGAGTTGTCAGCTTTTGTGGACGGAAGCGAAGGATTGGTGTTTGTATCTGATAGGTATGCGTCTATTTACAAAGCGATTAGCCAGGTAAAATAATATCTAGCGATTTAAACTTTTCATTATCTGGTTAACTTATGGACGGTGGACTGATTTATATCGCGTGACAGGTTTTCCCACTCGCAGGCCACTGTATCTGTGTTGTCCACCTAAAAAGAAACATTCGGTCGAACTTCAAGACTCGTCACTTGGAATATCTCGTCGCAAAGGCTGCTAGGACGTTCAAACTAAAAGAATTCTATAGCATATTTAATGAGATTAAAACAATCGATCCAAAATGTGCTGAGTATCTGCTTGAGATAGGTGTGGAGCATTGGGCCAGGTCGCATTTTCCAGGTAATCGTTACAATACCATGACAAGCAACCTGGCGGAGTCTTGGAGTTCAGTGTTGCGTGAAGCCACAGAATATCCGGTGATACCGTTGATTGAGTTCATACGTGGGAAATTGACTGCTTGGTTTGCATCTCGCCGGGAGGCAGCCCAAAAGAATAAGGGTTCACTTACTCCCAAGGTTTCAGGTATTGTCACCAAAACTTTTGAGCTTACGGGTGGATACGTAGTCACTAATATAGCTGAGGATGAGCATGAGGTCCGCAACAAAAACGGTGCGGGTTTTCATGTTGACTTGGTTAACAAAACTTGTAGCTGTTGTGAGTTCCAAATGCTTTCCATCCCGTGTTCACACGCTATTGCTTCGGCAATTAAAGGGAAATATAGCGTGGAAACGTTAGTGTTAATTATCTGCTTATACGGTTGAGGGACTAAGGTCCGCGTATGCAGGAAGTGTTTTGTCCGTGCCAGACTACACTGGTTTGTCTGATCTGGTTTCTGATTTTGGCGGAAAGCATTTATGTCCTCCTGCGACAAGGCGACCACCAGGGCGGCCGAAAAAGCAACGGTTCTTTTCGAGGAGGGAGCAAGCGTTGTAGTAAAGTATTTAGTTCATTACCAGTATAAACAGATTAATGTGGAACTTGCAATTGGTGTGGTTGCAGATGAAACGCATGCGGAGGAGGACATCGTGCAGCCGATGCAAGGGTTTTGGACACAACAAAGCCACTTGCAAGGAAGCAATATAAT includes:
- the LOC106319926 gene encoding uncharacterized protein LOC106319926; this encodes MAVYAISNKFRYRSRKSEPGLMVLNCCGDGCPWRVYAVKLKEADVFEIRKVVSEHLCSVDERGGYQTQATSSVIGELMRSKFGGLAGGRSRVWRSRDVAIDKVKGTSQSSYSQLPDYLHRLRATNPGTITELLTETVEGGGTRFKYMFVAFGASIAGYASMRKVIVVDGMHLKGKYAGCLPTASAQDGNYQIFPLAFAMVDSENDMSWEWFFRELSAFVDGSEGLVFVSDRYASIYKAISQVFPLAGHCICVVHLKRNIRSNFKTRHLEYLVAKAARTFKLKEFYSIFNEIKTIDPKCAEYLLEIGVEHWARSHFPGNRYNTMTSNLAESWSSVLREATEYPVIPLIEFIRGKLTAWFASRREAAQKNKGSLTPKVSGIVTKTFELTGGYVVTNIAEDEHEVRNKNGAGFHVDLVNKTCSCCEFQMLSIPCSHAIASAIKGKYSVETLVLIICLYG